The following proteins are encoded in a genomic region of Amycolatopsis sulphurea:
- a CDS encoding HU family DNA-binding protein produces the protein MANKAQLIEALSERLGDKKVASQAVDGLVDIIIRTVNKGEKVNITGFGVFEKRARAARTARNPRTGESVRVKKTNVPAFRAGTTFKDVISGSKKLPKATAVKRATSASTRTAGTTRATAARPAATTTRTRATAAKAPAKATTTRAAKATTTRAAKPTAAKATTAKATTSRATKATATRATATKATTTRATKAAAKPVAKKATPAKRTTAAKKK, from the coding sequence ATGGCCAACAAGGCCCAGCTGATCGAGGCGCTGTCGGAGCGTCTGGGCGACAAAAAAGTTGCTTCGCAGGCGGTCGACGGTCTCGTCGACATCATCATCCGGACGGTCAACAAGGGCGAGAAGGTGAACATCACCGGCTTCGGGGTGTTCGAGAAGCGCGCTCGCGCCGCCCGGACCGCGCGCAACCCGCGGACCGGTGAGTCCGTGCGGGTCAAGAAGACCAACGTGCCCGCCTTCCGCGCCGGCACCACCTTCAAGGACGTGATCTCCGGCTCCAAGAAGCTGCCGAAGGCCACCGCGGTCAAGCGCGCCACCAGCGCGAGCACGCGGACGGCCGGCACCACGCGGGCGACCGCGGCCCGCCCGGCGGCCACCACGACCCGGACCCGCGCCACCGCGGCGAAGGCGCCCGCCAAGGCCACCACCACCCGGGCCGCGAAGGCGACCACGACGCGGGCGGCCAAGCCCACCGCGGCCAAGGCCACCACCGCGAAGGCCACGACTTCGCGCGCCACCAAGGCGACCGCGACGCGGGCGACCGCGACCAAGGCCACCACGACGCGCGCCACCAAGGCCGCGGCGAAGCCGGTCGCCAAGAAGGCCACGCCCGCCAAGCGCACCACGGCGGCGAAGAAGAAGTAG